The Thamnophis elegans isolate rThaEle1 chromosome Z, rThaEle1.pri, whole genome shotgun sequence genome contains a region encoding:
- the SCRN2 gene encoding secernin-2, with protein sequence MASFHPSVPSSCDCFVSLPPASVAKEVIFGKNSDRPKDEVQEVVYFPSGCHVKGTKVQCTYIEVDQVEKTHAVILSRPAWLWGAEMGANEHGVCIGNEGVWSREPVGEEEALLGMDLVRLGLERGSSASEAVRVITSLLESYGQGGSCKEAPTPFVYHNTFLLADRKEAWVLETAGRFWVAQRIQEGARNISNQLTIGTDITSEHKSLRQHAQEQGWWNGQGEFNFTEVFSLIHQPVRMEAAKARYCAGQKLLYQHSGQITAETIMSILSDKASGICVDSEGFCTTGSMVSILPQDPLLPCVHFFTATPDPSRSIFKPFVFVPNITPFPQVKSPCFGEKDPIRETPRFQSRVDRRHNLYKEHQLALEVTDCNQLEQQKLQDAMKTFQQQVLESVKNVSTSSVTVKPQELAGLFCNSVDAELKLYR encoded by the exons ATGGCCAGCTTTCACCCTTCTGTACCATCCTCCTGCGATTGCTTCGTCTCACTTCCCCCAGCCTCTGTTGCCAAAGAGGTCATTTTTGGCAAGAATTCAGATCGGCCAAAAGATGAAGTTCAGGAAGTTGTCTATTTTCCATCCGGATGTCATGTCAAAGGGACAAAGGTTCAG TGTACATATATTGAAGTGGACCAGGTAGAAAAGACACATGCAGTGATCCTAAGTCGCCCTGCCTGGCTGTGGGGAGCTGAAATGGGTGCCAATGAACATGGTGTCTGCATTGGCAATGAAGGTGTGTGGAGTCGAGAGCCAGTTGGGGAGGAGGAAGCCTTGCTGGGCATGGATCTTGTCAG ATTGGGTCTGGAGAGGGGCAGTAGTGCCAGTGAAGCAGTCCGAGTCATAACATCTCTTCTGGAAAGCTATGGTCAAGGAGGCAGCTGCAAGGAGGCGCCAACTCCTTTTGTCTACCATAATACCTTTCTCCTGGCGGATCGCAAGGAAGCCTGGGTGTTGGAAACAGCAGGACGGTTTTGGGTGGCTCAGAGGATCCAAG AAGGTGCCCGGAACATTTCAAATCAGTTAACTATTGGTACTGACATCACCAGTGAACATAAGAGTCTGAGACAACATGCTCAAGAGCAAGGATGGTGGAATGGTCAAGGAGAGTTCAATTTCACAGAAGTGTTTTCACTCATCCATCAGCCTGTCCGCATGGAAGCAGCCAAAGCTCGGTATTGTGCTGGCCAGAAACTGTTGTATCAACACTCAG GACAAATTACTGCTGAGACAATTATGTCCATTTTAAGTGACAAAGCCAGTGGGATCTGTGTTGATTCTGAAGGTTTCTGTACCACAGGAAGTATGGTATCCATCCTCCCTCAAGATCCGCTTCTTCCTTGTGTCCATTTTTTCACTGCCACCCCGGACCCTTCTAG GTCTATCTTCAAACCATTTGTCTTTGTTCCCAATATTACTCCCTTTCCTCAGGTGAAGTCACCATGTTTTGGTGAAAAAGACCCCATTAGGGAGACTCCAAGATTTCAAAGTCGAGTGGACCGTCGACACAATCTCTACAAGGAACATCAGCTAGCCTTGGAAGTCACGGATTGTAATCAG CTTGAACAGCAGAAACTGCAGGATGCTATGAAAACATTTCAACAGCAAGTTCtggaaagtgtgaaaaatgtgtcAACAAGCTCTGTCACTGTGAAACCCCAGGAACTGGCTGGACTCTTTTGCAATTCTGTAGATGCAGAACTCAAACTGTATAGGTGA